The stretch of DNA TACTATGCGATGAGTGGTTTTGAGCGTCGAATTCGAATGGATATCGAAGGACACGAATCACTTTCTCATTATTGGGATGCGGTACGACCTTATTATAGTGACTTTGAAAGTGATATGAAGTCGCCGCATACAGAAGTGTATCAACATGAGATGCCAGGTGGACAATATTCAAATTTACGTCAACAAGCAAAAAGCTTAGGGCTTGGAGAACGTTTTAGTGAAGTAAAAGAAATGTATCGTCGTGTCAACTTCTTATTTGGTGATATTGTTAAAGTGACACCATCATCTAAAGTCGTTGGGGACATGGCACTTTATATGGTTCAAAATGAGTTGGATGAAGAAGCTATCATCGAACAAGGTCATAAATTAGATTTTCCAGAATCGGTTATCTCATTCTTCAGAGGAGATATCGGTCAACCGGTTAACGGATTTAACCAATCTTTACAACGTGTGATATTAAAAGGTCAAAAACCTTTAACTGAACGTCCGGGTGAATATTTAAAACCGATTGACTTTGAAGCGTTGCGTAAAACGTTGCAAGAGAAGCAGCAACAGCCGGTGACTGAACAAGATTTAATCAGTTATGCGTTATATCCAAAAGTATATGAACAATATATTCAGACGCATGAACAATTTGGAAATGTGGCGACATTGGATACACCGACTTTCTTCTTTGGTATGCGAAATAACGAAAAGATTCAAATTGAAATTGATAAGGGTAAAATTTTAATCGTTGAATTAAAAACAATCACAGAGCCAGATGAAAATGGCGTACGAACAGTATTTTTTGATATGAATGGCCAAGCTCGTCGTATTCAAGTGAAAGATGAGAATATCCAAACGTCACACGTGGCGAGGGTGAAAGCAGACAAACAAAATGCAACACACATTGGGGCTCAAATGCCGGGTACGATTATTGAGGTAAATGTCAAAGAAGGGGATGTCGTAGAAGCAGGACAATCACTCATTATTAGCGAGGCAATGAAGATGGAAACAACTGTCCAAGCGCCATTTAAAGGAACGGTTAAAAAGGTGCATGTCGTCGCAAATGAAAGTGTGGAAACCCAAGATTTACTCGTTGAAATTGAAGCGGTGGAAAAAACAATGGCTAGATTCGTTTGATGTGCAGGGAGAGTATAAACGTAGCTATTGATGTCGTGTGGGATAATGAGTGTTTTATAAATGATGAGTGCACGTCTATGGTGCGAGATGAACGATTAGGAATAGGGATGAGACACAGGTCGTGTCTTGTCTCTATTTTTAATGACTTAAAAAGAGTGGTCACACATTAAAGTAAAAGACATCAACCAACTTTTTGCTGGTGATGTCTTTTACTTTTCACTACATCAATTCTATTGTTCGCCGCGTTTTGAGCGTAAAATCAGGAGTATGAAGTAACTAATCATACCGAATAGTAGTGTGATAAATAAGGCATGGAATAAAGCGATAATTAAATTAACATCGGTAACAATAGATAGTGCACCGGTCAACACTTGTAAAATAATCAAAATAAAGCTTGCTGTGTATCCATAGTGAATTGTTCGCTTATTAGGATAATTTTTAATCGCATGAATGTATGTGATCATCACGATAAGAAAAGCAAGGAAAGCCATAATACGATGCGCGAATTGAACCCAATCATGAACATCATGTGGAATCATGTCATTAAAAGGTAATGGCCATGCCCCATACGCGAGACTTGATTCTGTATGTCTAACAAGAGCCCCAGTATATATTGTTAGGTAGACTACAATCGTCATCGTCCAAGTGTAAACTTGCAGTGGCTTGTGTATGTGTACTTGGTTGGCTTCGTATTTTTGATCCATTTCAAAAATAATTAAAGTTAAAACGAAGACAGACGAGAAACTAATTAAAGATATCCCAAAATGAAGTGCTAATACATAATCATTTTGTTGCCACATGACAGCGGCAGCACCGACTAAAGCTTGGACGAGTAGGAAACCAATGCTAATGATACACAATGGCTTGACTTCTTTAATATGACCAATGTTTTTCCAAGCTGTAATCACAAGCCAGGTTACAAAAATGACAGATAATCCTGACACAGCTCTATGACTTAATTCGATAATTGTATCCATAGGTAAGTTCTGTGGTAAAAACGCACCATGACACAATGGCCAATCTGTACCGCAACCATCTTCTGAACCAGTTTTAGTTACGAGTGCGCCACCAAGCTGAACCCAAGTCATAATCAACGTCGATACGACAGCTAGCCACTTTAGGTTTCGCTTCTTAAACAATCTCAAACACCTCATTATGTAACATATTGAAAAACGTATATTCATACTTAATATGTTTATTATAGCAAAAACAGCTTCCAAAAATGTGACTTAATCATGACGTTTTTTGAATGTCGTTAAAGTGTCACAAATTTTTCTTATTTGAACTGGTTATTGAACCCACTTTCATATATCATTAATGTATATGTTATAAAAAAGGGGGGAACTGATGTCCAAAACAGAAGTTGTTGCACAAACTTCCAGTCGTATGACTTATAAAGAATTGAAACAAATCATCAAGTTAGGTCTTGTTCAAGGCAACTTAATACCATCATTTGCAGGGGCGTGGCTTGCCATTGTCATTGCACATCACGCGTTTTTAGCTTCGGTACCACAAATTATCATGATGATGCTTGGTTCGACTTTAGTCATGGGTGGTGCATGCGCATTAAACAATTTCTATGATCAAGATATCGATCGTCTCATGGAGAGTAAGCAAAATCGACCTACTGTGAACGAGCGAATTACAGATCATCATTTGTTAATGCTCAGTTTCGGTATGATGATTGTCGGTGAGATTTTATTATTCATGTTAAACATTCCAACGGGTGTCATTGGATTAGTGGGCATTGTTGGCTATGTTTCTTTTTATTCGATATGGTCAAAACGTCATACAACTTGGAATACGGTCATCGGAAGTGTCCCGGGTGCAGTACCACCGCTAATCGGTTGGGTTGCAATTGAAGGACATCTGAGTGTGATGGCTTGGGCATTGTTTTTCGTCGTATTTTGTTGGCAACCGATACACTTTTATGCATTAGCTATTAAACGAAAAGATGAATATGCGATTGCAAATATCCCAATGCTACCAGCTGTAAAAAGTTTTAACAGAACACGTTTAAGTATGTTCTTATGGATGATGCTCTT from Staphylococcus lutrae encodes:
- a CDS encoding COX15/CtaA family protein: MFKKRNLKWLAVVSTLIMTWVQLGGALVTKTGSEDGCGTDWPLCHGAFLPQNLPMDTIIELSHRAVSGLSVIFVTWLVITAWKNIGHIKEVKPLCIISIGFLLVQALVGAAAVMWQQNDYVLALHFGISLISFSSVFVLTLIIFEMDQKYEANQVHIHKPLQVYTWTMTIVVYLTIYTGALVRHTESSLAYGAWPLPFNDMIPHDVHDWVQFAHRIMAFLAFLIVMITYIHAIKNYPNKRTIHYGYTASFILIILQVLTGALSIVTDVNLIIALFHALFITLLFGMISYFILLILRSKRGEQ
- the cyoE gene encoding heme o synthase, producing MSKTEVVAQTSSRMTYKELKQIIKLGLVQGNLIPSFAGAWLAIVIAHHAFLASVPQIIMMMLGSTLVMGGACALNNFYDQDIDRLMESKQNRPTVNERITDHHLLMLSFGMMIVGEILLFMLNIPTGVIGLVGIVGYVSFYSIWSKRHTTWNTVIGSVPGAVPPLIGWVAIEGHLSVMAWALFFVVFCWQPIHFYALAIKRKDEYAIANIPMLPAVKSFNRTRLSMFLWMMLLLPIPFFMQELGVVFLVLASLLNIGWIVLGLTSFKSSANETKWATKMFIYSLNYLVLFFALVVVVSLIKMI